In one window of Qipengyuania profundimaris DNA:
- a CDS encoding glycoside hydrolase family 3 C-terminal domain-containing protein, with product MSQTPFTPAPERVRFVEDLLDYMTLEEKAGQLVLLPDGSASSDPTRIDQLRRGLVSGFIDPVGAMRTHQLQQIAIEETRLGIPLFFAADPAQVLPGRLPAPVGMAASWNPEAVAAAEEALSEEYLALGLNWAFSPVLATANYLTDAGFEQSFGESAWLAEQIAAGRVRGLQAQRSDFRRQVLATLDLAFNDRAGRRGEGSLREREQFRAILKTVEQAAPATIGLDMIGQGRRNVSRIANDALKNLRRAGGFDGILLADWAQLAEKSGHHADGPAFIGLSVERLVAAVEDGRIGASELDEAVRRVLAAKFDLGLFRPSEDVAPAAPPRPNDLRDPAHDLASKSIVLLRNQGGLLPLSPGGEDVLVVGSAARDRSLSSSGSRGDATSVIDGLEALGIAHKFVAGLALREGQSVINRMIHADRMAIGMAGEAARRAGIVVAVLGQGSERPGEPLGEAQTVLLETLRAANPRTVLVTLGSRPCDPDIGGEPLPCILHAGTLGTQSGHAIAEILSGQSEPSARLPYAIRTRSGEVRLPFGHGLSYGEFTLGDLSLELGADRILASARLRNIGERRGEEMLQLYLRRLNGPDASREAVLRGFQRIALEPGQSIQVSFELAAEALAQYDAQARFKVEAGDYEVRLGFSAARVRIGEIALPQPVADAMNGAGKAKILPLKGAANS from the coding sequence ATGTCGCAAACACCCTTCACTCCCGCTCCCGAGCGCGTCAGGTTCGTCGAGGACCTGCTCGACTACATGACGCTGGAAGAAAAAGCGGGGCAACTGGTGCTCTTGCCGGATGGATCGGCGAGCAGCGATCCGACGCGCATAGACCAGTTGCGACGCGGGCTGGTGAGCGGGTTTATCGATCCGGTCGGCGCCATGCGCACCCACCAATTGCAACAGATCGCGATCGAGGAAACGCGTCTCGGCATACCGCTATTCTTCGCTGCCGACCCGGCCCAGGTGCTGCCCGGTCGCCTGCCCGCCCCGGTCGGTATGGCCGCCAGCTGGAACCCCGAAGCAGTAGCTGCTGCCGAGGAGGCGCTTTCCGAAGAATACCTCGCACTTGGACTGAACTGGGCCTTTTCACCGGTCCTCGCGACGGCAAACTATCTCACCGATGCCGGCTTCGAGCAGTCTTTCGGCGAAAGCGCCTGGCTCGCAGAGCAGATCGCTGCTGGCCGCGTACGCGGATTGCAGGCGCAACGCAGCGACTTTCGGCGGCAGGTTCTGGCCACGCTCGATCTTGCCTTCAACGACAGGGCCGGACGTCGCGGAGAAGGCAGCCTGCGAGAGCGCGAACAATTTCGCGCCATTCTCAAGACGGTCGAACAGGCTGCTCCCGCGACCATCGGTCTCGATATGATAGGCCAAGGCCGGCGCAACGTCTCCCGGATCGCGAACGACGCTTTGAAAAACCTGCGCCGCGCCGGCGGGTTCGATGGGATCCTGCTGGCCGATTGGGCGCAACTGGCAGAGAAATCCGGACACCACGCCGACGGACCGGCCTTCATCGGCCTGTCGGTAGAGCGCTTGGTCGCGGCCGTCGAGGACGGGCGCATCGGTGCCAGCGAGCTCGACGAAGCCGTGCGCCGGGTTCTCGCGGCGAAATTCGATCTCGGGCTGTTCCGTCCGTCGGAGGATGTGGCGCCCGCTGCACCGCCAAGGCCCAATGACCTTCGAGACCCGGCACACGATCTGGCGAGCAAGTCGATCGTCTTGCTCCGCAACCAGGGCGGACTGCTCCCGTTGTCGCCCGGCGGCGAAGACGTCCTCGTGGTCGGCAGCGCAGCTCGCGACCGTTCGCTTTCTTCCAGCGGGAGCCGGGGCGACGCGACTAGCGTCATCGATGGCCTCGAGGCGCTCGGCATCGCACACAAGTTCGTGGCCGGCCTTGCCCTGCGCGAAGGTCAGTCGGTCATCAACAGGATGATCCACGCCGATCGCATGGCCATCGGCATGGCCGGCGAAGCCGCGCGCCGTGCGGGAATAGTGGTGGCCGTGCTCGGGCAGGGCAGCGAGCGACCGGGCGAGCCGCTGGGCGAAGCGCAGACGGTGCTGCTCGAGACATTGCGCGCCGCCAATCCGAGAACTGTCCTCGTCACGCTCGGTTCGCGGCCCTGCGATCCCGATATCGGCGGAGAGCCGCTGCCCTGCATTCTCCATGCCGGAACGCTGGGCACGCAGTCGGGTCATGCGATCGCCGAGATACTGAGCGGACAAAGCGAGCCGTCCGCACGTCTGCCCTATGCGATCAGGACGCGCAGCGGAGAGGTCCGCCTACCCTTCGGACATGGCTTGTCGTATGGCGAATTCACGCTTGGCGATCTGTCGTTAGAGCTTGGCGCCGACCGCATCCTTGCCAGCGCCCGCCTCCGGAATATCGGCGAGCGGCGCGGCGAAGAGATGCTGCAGCTCTACCTTCGCAGGCTCAACGGTCCCGACGCATCGCGGGAGGCCGTTCTCCGCGGGTTCCAGAGGATCGCGCTCGAACCGGGCCAGAGCATCCAGGTCTCATTCGAACTCGCTGCCGAGGCGCTCGCGCAATATGACGCGCAGGCCCGGTTCAAGGTCGAGGCGGGCGACTACGAAGTCCGGCTGGGCTTCAGCGCAGCGCGGGTCAGGATCGGCGAAATCGCGCTGCCGCAGCCGGTTGCCGACGCGATGAACGGTGCAGGCAAAGCAAAGATCTTGCCGCTGAAGGGAGCGGCCAACAGCTAG